Within the Pseudomonas sp. SL4(2022) genome, the region CCGGATCGGGTCAACGAACAGCTGGAGCTGATCCCGCGCAAGGCGCTGGGCTTCAAGCCGGGCAAGCGTGGCGATATCCAGATTCAGGGCGTCGGCAACCTGCTGACGCAGATGGCCGGCTGCTGCCAACCGCTGCCGGGCGACCCGATCGTCGGCTATATCACTCAGGGTCGTGGCGTGAGTATTCACCGCCAGGACTGCGCCTCGGTGCTGCAACTGGCCGGGCGTGAGCCAGAGCGGATTATCCAGGTCAACTGGGGCCCGGTGCCGGTGCAGACCTACCCGGTGGAAATAGTCATCAAGGCCTACGACCGTTCCGGCCTGCTGCGTGACGTGACCCAGGTGCTGCTCAACGAAAAACTCAATGTGCTGGCGGTGAACACCCGTTCGAACAAGGACGACAACACCGCGTCCATGTCGATCACCGTGGAAATTCCTGGGCTGGATGCGCTTGGGCGCTTGTTGGGGCGTATTTCGCAGTTGCCGAATATCATCGAAGCCCGTCGCCATCGGGTTTCCTGAGGCGATTACGACCTAACGGGATTTGCCATGTACCAACTCGACGACCTGCTGTACCTGATGGCCCGGCTGCGCGACCCGCAGCACGGTTGCCCGTGGGACCTCAAACAGAGCTACGCGACCATCGTGCCGCACACCATTGAAGAGGCGTACGAGGTGGCTGATGCCATCGAGCGCGGCGACTTCGATCATCTGCCGGGTGAGCTGGGCGACCTGCTGTTTCAGGTGGTGTATTACAGCCAGCTGGGGCGTGAAGACGGGCGCTTCGAGTTTGCCCAGGTGGTCGATGCCATCACCACCAAGCTGATTCGCCGTCATCCCCATGTGTTCCCCGATGGCGATCTGTATGGCGCAGTGGACGTGGCCAAGCTGGAAGAGGCCGCGGTCAAACAACGCTGGGAAGAGATCAAGACCGGAGAGCGTGCCGAGAAGGCTGTGGCCCCTGAGCAACTCT harbors:
- the mazG gene encoding nucleoside triphosphate pyrophosphohydrolase, which produces MYQLDDLLYLMARLRDPQHGCPWDLKQSYATIVPHTIEEAYEVADAIERGDFDHLPGELGDLLFQVVYYSQLGREDGRFEFAQVVDAITTKLIRRHPHVFPDGDLYGAVDVAKLEEAAVKQRWEEIKTGERAEKAVAPEQLSLLDDVPTALPSLSRAIKLQKRAAQVGFDWPEALPVVDKVREELDEVLEAMSENDPEAIGEEIGDLLFVVSNLARHLKVDPETALRAANAKFERRFRFIEQALREAGRSMEDCALDELDALWGEAKKLEKQTPSC